In Edaphobacter paludis, a single window of DNA contains:
- a CDS encoding Rrf2 family transcriptional regulator codes for MHINRFSDLALRLLMYLGSRAQPMEATVTVRAAATMFNVPYTHLVKVAHQLGLQGFLITSKGSGGGLRLARTAESISLGEILRVVEPGDSVIDCTSQLCPLAGACLLKGALDSAYAAFLDKLDEYSLAEVARTPRLQKLVYLKPGVLSPSPGTRSTGRRAADSPTSKSRSRARRSI; via the coding sequence ATGCATATCAATCGCTTCTCGGACCTGGCGCTGCGGCTGCTGATGTATCTCGGCAGCCGCGCCCAGCCCATGGAAGCCACAGTCACAGTCCGGGCAGCCGCCACCATGTTCAATGTTCCGTATACCCACCTGGTCAAGGTGGCGCATCAGTTGGGGCTGCAGGGCTTCCTCATCACCAGCAAAGGCTCAGGCGGCGGCCTGCGACTGGCGCGAACTGCTGAGTCGATCTCGCTCGGCGAAATTCTGCGTGTCGTCGAACCCGGTGACTCCGTCATCGATTGCACTTCACAGCTTTGTCCCTTGGCCGGAGCCTGCCTGCTCAAGGGCGCGCTCGATAGCGCTTACGCTGCCTTCCTGGACAAACTCGACGAATATTCTCTCGCCGAGGTCGCGCGAACTCCACGCCTGCAGAAGCTTGTTTACCTTAAGCCGGGAGTTCTCAGCCCTTCGCCAGGCACTCGGAGCACTGGCAGACGCGCCGCAGATAGTCCCACGAGTAAATCCCGGTCTCGTGCCCGTCGTTCCATTTGA
- the hmpA gene encoding NO-inducible flavohemoprotein, whose product MMLQQQKEIVQATVPVLQQYGEAITTVFYTTLFEENPSLFNIFNPANQQNGGQARSLAASILAYAAHIDRLDQLGGMVNRITHKHASLEVQPEHYPIVGDHLLRAIRTVLGDAATPEVIDAWAAAYGQLAEIMTGVEQKLYTEGRSQLGGWAGYSPLTVERKVVESDVITSFHLVSPTGAPLPTFLPGQYLGVKAQVPDSPFEQIRQYSLSRVPNGRTYRISVKRESAPAHIAAAQNGLISNHLHESVHEGDTILAHVPQGDFVLRDNDKPVVLLSGGVGITPAICMFEHLARNSKRPVLFVHATMQRSHHAFSDETRELTAAHPHARALVYYEKVTPADVQGRDFDAAGRISIDSLRPYLPQQPADFYYCGPVGFMGAVEGVLDSLNVPLADRYSEAFAPDPSFVTELAKA is encoded by the coding sequence ATGATGCTTCAACAGCAAAAGGAAATAGTTCAGGCCACGGTCCCGGTTTTACAGCAGTATGGCGAAGCGATTACGACGGTCTTCTACACCACGCTGTTCGAGGAGAATCCCTCCCTCTTCAACATCTTCAATCCTGCTAACCAGCAGAATGGCGGGCAGGCGCGCAGTCTCGCAGCCTCGATTCTTGCCTATGCCGCTCACATCGATCGGCTTGACCAACTCGGCGGCATGGTTAATCGCATCACGCACAAACATGCCAGCCTCGAAGTTCAGCCTGAGCACTATCCCATTGTTGGTGACCATCTGTTACGCGCCATCCGTACCGTGCTCGGCGATGCCGCTACGCCTGAGGTCATTGACGCCTGGGCCGCGGCCTATGGCCAGCTTGCAGAGATTATGACTGGAGTGGAGCAGAAGCTTTACACCGAAGGCCGGAGCCAGTTGGGAGGATGGGCGGGGTATTCTCCACTGACGGTAGAGCGCAAAGTCGTGGAGAGCGACGTCATCACATCCTTCCACCTTGTCTCGCCTACCGGCGCACCATTGCCGACATTTCTTCCGGGGCAGTATCTCGGGGTCAAAGCGCAGGTTCCCGACTCCCCTTTTGAGCAGATTCGCCAGTACAGCCTGTCTCGAGTGCCCAATGGCCGCACCTACCGCATCAGCGTAAAGCGTGAGTCTGCTCCAGCGCATATCGCAGCGGCGCAGAACGGTTTGATCTCGAATCACCTTCACGAGTCCGTCCACGAGGGAGACACGATCCTGGCGCATGTGCCGCAGGGCGACTTTGTTCTGCGCGACAACGACAAACCAGTGGTACTGCTCAGCGGAGGCGTCGGTATTACCCCGGCCATCTGCATGTTCGAGCACCTCGCGCGAAACTCCAAGCGTCCCGTGCTCTTTGTTCATGCCACCATGCAGCGTAGCCACCATGCATTTAGCGATGAGACAAGAGAGCTCACCGCTGCTCATCCGCACGCGCGCGCTCTTGTCTATTACGAGAAGGTCACGCCAGCGGACGTGCAAGGGCGCGACTTCGATGCAGCGGGGCGCATCTCGATCGACTCTCTCCGTCCTTATCTGCCTCAGCAGCCAGCGGATTTCTACTACTGCGGACCTGTCGGCTTCATGGGCGCGGTCGAAGGTGTTCTCGATTCGCTGAACGTACCCCTCGCCGACCGTTATAGTGAAGCATTCGCTCCTGATCCTTCCTTCGTGACGGAACTGGCTAAAGCGTAA
- a CDS encoding regulatory protein RecX, with protein sequence MAFARPKKREPVGEAGLFEYAVGVLARRMRTVRDLRRLMKSRAEEGEAGERAMDAVVARLKELNYLSDRRFAADYTRLRKENEKHGRRRVQQDLAQKGIHKDLVTATLAKAYDDVDEVALAREYIARKRLKQPSGADAQKQTVRVMGRLMRAGFSASVVFKVLREWNLPEEALAGIDEGGRDSDSYAERDEDLPEF encoded by the coding sequence ATGGCGTTTGCGAGACCGAAGAAGCGCGAGCCAGTGGGCGAGGCGGGCCTGTTTGAGTATGCGGTGGGCGTGCTGGCGCGGCGGATGCGGACGGTACGCGATCTGCGCCGGTTGATGAAGAGCCGTGCCGAGGAAGGCGAGGCCGGGGAACGGGCGATGGATGCCGTCGTGGCTCGGCTGAAGGAATTGAATTATCTGAGTGATAGGAGATTTGCGGCGGACTACACGCGCCTGCGCAAGGAGAACGAGAAGCATGGCCGCCGCCGTGTGCAACAGGATCTTGCGCAGAAGGGTATTCACAAAGACCTGGTCACAGCTACGCTGGCCAAGGCATACGACGATGTGGATGAGGTGGCGCTGGCTCGGGAGTACATTGCCCGCAAACGACTGAAGCAGCCGAGTGGAGCGGATGCTCAGAAGCAGACGGTGCGTGTGATGGGCAGGCTGATGCGTGCGGGGTTTTCTGCTTCGGTTGTCTTTAAGGTATTGCGCGAGTGGAATCTGCCGGAGGAGGCCCTAGCAGGGATCGACGAGGGTGGGCGGGATTCAGACTCTTATGCGGAGCGAGATGAAGATTTGCCGGAGTTCTAG
- a CDS encoding TIGR00730 family Rossman fold protein: MPIRNIAVFCASANGVDPAYQAAADDLGRALAAHDIGIIYGGAKVGLMCAVAEAALTHGGHVVGVIPEVLVDLEVAHEGVTELHVVDTMHTRKALMGEKSDAFIIMPGGFGTLEEMFEVLAWQTLRLHDKPIVLLNINGFYDRLLGFLDHAVGQGMLKQKSREILLVASSVDAALKMLSITK; this comes from the coding sequence ATGCCGATTCGTAATATCGCTGTCTTCTGCGCCTCCGCCAATGGGGTTGATCCCGCTTACCAAGCCGCTGCGGACGATCTGGGTCGCGCGCTTGCCGCTCACGACATCGGCATCATTTATGGGGGCGCCAAAGTGGGCCTTATGTGCGCCGTCGCTGAGGCGGCGCTGACGCATGGAGGGCACGTAGTCGGAGTGATTCCCGAGGTGCTCGTCGACCTCGAAGTGGCGCACGAGGGCGTTACCGAGTTGCACGTCGTCGACACTATGCACACTCGCAAGGCGCTGATGGGAGAAAAATCCGATGCCTTCATCATCATGCCCGGCGGCTTCGGAACGCTCGAAGAGATGTTCGAAGTGCTCGCCTGGCAGACGCTGAGACTGCACGATAAACCGATCGTGCTGTTAAACATCAACGGATTCTACGACCGACTGCTGGGCTTTCTCGACCACGCCGTAGGACAGGGAATGTTGAAGCAGAAGAGCCGCGAGATACTTCTGGTCGCCAGCAGTGTTGACGCAGCGTTAAAGATGCTGAGCATCACCAAATAG
- the alaS gene encoding alanine--tRNA ligase — translation MEYRSGSQIREDFLRFFETKGHRRVHSSSLVPANDPTLLFTNAGMNQFKDVFLGAEKREYSRAASSQKCVRAGGKHNDLENVGFTRRHHTFFEMLGNFSFGDYFKKDAIAYAWELLTSPQWFGIDKAKLYVTIFEGDAAVPRDTEAYQFWLDVGVPAERIFALGAADNFWAMGDTGPCGPCSEIYYDLGIAASETGEDVPFPKDEQRYVEIWNLVFMQFDRSSDGVLTPLPKPSIDTGMGLERVSAVLQGVLSNFETDLFTPLIMRAEQLTGHKVEPEHEVDDRSRASLRIIADHARAATFLISDGVHPQNEGRGYVLRKILRRGIRHGRLLGQEKPFMHEMVFAVRDEMGAAYPELKESADRVAKVVLAEEQQFARTLELGLRQMNEETLRSGALAFRLYETFGMPLDFMVDAARDAGIEFDMTGFDAAKEEEQQRARASWKGGSQKSAAPVYRELPKTEFEGYLALRVDGARILALVKDGVGVPELKAGEQGEVVLDATSFYADSGGQVGDRGWLYSDDHNTVVADVSGATKPVQGVFAHKVVARQTLAVGDVVDTVVDAENRRATERNHTGTHLLHAALREVLGKHVKQAGSLVNASRLRFDFSHFTGVADEELQEIEDIVNRQVLGNATVQTLVDVPIDVAVNELGAMALFGEKYGDRVRVVKIGDFSTELCGGTHTEATGEIGLIKLVGEGSVSSGVRRVEAVSGIGALTEFRRGFDVAKVVGQMVGTGSDDASPADALRHRIAAQEEEMKKLRRELDTVRMKSASASVSDAASSAVEVKGIKVLALRVDALGNSQDAKGQMRTLVDNLRTKLGSGVVVLGAGSDGKVSLIVGVTKDLTAKLQAGKIVGLLAGMVGGKGGGRPDLAEAGGNDVSALDGALAKAASIVEGLL, via the coding sequence ATGGAATATCGTTCGGGAAGCCAGATTCGAGAAGACTTTTTGCGGTTTTTTGAGACCAAGGGGCACCGGCGCGTGCACTCTTCTTCGCTGGTGCCGGCGAACGATCCCACCCTGCTATTTACCAACGCAGGGATGAATCAGTTCAAAGACGTCTTCCTGGGCGCGGAGAAGCGCGAGTATTCGCGGGCGGCCAGTTCGCAGAAGTGTGTGCGTGCAGGCGGCAAGCACAACGATCTGGAGAACGTCGGCTTCACGCGGCGGCACCATACCTTCTTCGAGATGCTGGGGAACTTCAGTTTTGGCGACTATTTCAAGAAGGATGCTATCGCGTATGCGTGGGAGCTGCTGACCTCGCCGCAGTGGTTCGGCATCGATAAGGCGAAGCTGTACGTCACGATCTTTGAGGGCGACGCAGCGGTTCCGCGCGATACGGAGGCGTACCAGTTCTGGCTCGATGTTGGCGTTCCAGCGGAGCGCATCTTCGCACTGGGCGCGGCGGATAACTTCTGGGCGATGGGCGATACCGGGCCTTGCGGACCGTGTTCGGAGATTTATTACGACCTCGGTATCGCGGCTTCGGAGACAGGCGAGGACGTTCCTTTTCCAAAAGACGAGCAGCGCTACGTCGAGATCTGGAACCTGGTCTTCATGCAGTTCGACCGCAGCAGTGATGGCGTGTTGACCCCCCTGCCCAAGCCTTCGATTGATACAGGCATGGGGCTGGAACGGGTGTCAGCGGTGTTGCAGGGAGTATTGTCGAACTTTGAGACGGACTTGTTTACTCCGCTGATTATGCGGGCGGAGCAGTTGACGGGGCATAAGGTTGAACCCGAACACGAGGTGGATGATCGCTCGCGCGCTTCACTGCGGATTATCGCTGACCATGCCCGCGCGGCTACGTTTCTTATTTCGGATGGGGTTCATCCACAGAATGAAGGCCGCGGCTATGTGCTGCGGAAGATTCTGCGTCGTGGGATTCGGCATGGACGCCTTCTGGGGCAGGAGAAGCCCTTCATGCATGAGATGGTCTTCGCCGTTCGCGATGAGATGGGTGCAGCCTATCCGGAGCTGAAGGAGTCCGCTGACCGTGTGGCGAAGGTGGTGTTGGCTGAGGAGCAGCAGTTTGCGCGCACGCTGGAGCTTGGGCTGCGGCAGATGAATGAGGAGACCTTGCGGTCGGGCGCATTGGCGTTCCGGCTGTACGAGACGTTTGGAATGCCGCTGGATTTCATGGTCGATGCGGCGCGCGATGCCGGCATTGAGTTTGATATGACGGGCTTCGATGCTGCCAAGGAAGAGGAGCAGCAGCGGGCGCGTGCTTCGTGGAAGGGTGGCTCGCAGAAGTCGGCGGCGCCGGTCTATCGCGAGTTGCCGAAGACGGAGTTTGAGGGCTACCTGGCGCTGCGGGTCGATGGCGCTCGGATCCTTGCACTGGTGAAGGATGGCGTAGGCGTGCCGGAGCTGAAGGCTGGGGAGCAGGGCGAGGTGGTGCTTGATGCGACCAGCTTTTACGCCGACTCGGGTGGGCAGGTGGGCGATAGGGGCTGGCTGTATTCGGACGACCACAATACGGTTGTGGCCGACGTCAGCGGGGCCACCAAGCCGGTGCAGGGCGTCTTCGCGCATAAGGTCGTGGCGCGGCAGACGCTCGCCGTCGGCGATGTGGTGGATACAGTCGTCGATGCGGAGAATAGGCGTGCGACGGAGCGAAATCATACCGGCACCCACCTGCTCCACGCGGCGTTGCGCGAGGTTTTGGGCAAACATGTGAAACAGGCGGGGTCGCTGGTGAACGCTTCGCGGCTGCGATTTGACTTTTCGCACTTCACCGGCGTCGCCGATGAGGAGTTGCAGGAGATTGAGGACATCGTTAATCGGCAGGTGCTGGGAAACGCGACCGTGCAGACCCTGGTGGACGTGCCTATCGACGTTGCCGTGAATGAGCTTGGCGCGATGGCGTTGTTTGGGGAAAAGTATGGCGACCGAGTGCGCGTCGTCAAAATCGGCGACTTTTCGACCGAGCTTTGCGGCGGAACCCATACTGAAGCGACTGGAGAGATTGGGCTAATCAAGCTGGTTGGCGAGGGCTCGGTCTCGTCCGGCGTGCGCCGGGTTGAGGCCGTGAGCGGCATAGGAGCGCTGACGGAGTTCCGGCGTGGATTTGACGTTGCCAAGGTTGTCGGTCAGATGGTCGGAACTGGCTCTGATGACGCGAGCCCTGCGGACGCGTTGCGCCATAGGATCGCGGCGCAGGAAGAAGAGATGAAGAAGCTGCGACGCGAGCTGGACACCGTTCGTATGAAGTCGGCTTCGGCTTCCGTCTCGGACGCGGCTTCTTCCGCTGTTGAAGTCAAGGGAATCAAGGTGTTGGCGCTGCGAGTCGATGCGCTGGGTAATTCGCAGGACGCCAAGGGCCAGATGAGGACGCTGGTGGACAACCTGCGTACCAAACTCGGCAGCGGCGTCGTGGTTCTTGGCGCTGGTTCGGATGGCAAGGTCTCGTTGATCGTTGGCGTGACCAAGGACCTTACCGCGAAGTTGCAGGCCGGAAAGATCGTAGGACTGCTGGCGGGAATGGTCGGCGGCAAGGGCGGAGGGCGGCCCGATCTGGCGGAGGCTGGAGGCAACGATGTCTCGGCACTGGATGGCGCGCTTGCCAAGGCAGCTTCGATTGTCGAGGGATTGTTGTAG
- a CDS encoding SemiSWEET transporter gives MQRNTIDLIGYVAATCTTLSFLPQLVRVLRLRSAREISLGMFLIFSIGTALWLTYGLLSHSRPVVAANAVTFVLSMSILVLKLRFDRNVLKEVTTV, from the coding sequence ATGCAACGGAACACAATTGACCTTATCGGCTATGTTGCAGCCACATGTACGACGTTATCTTTTCTGCCGCAGTTGGTCCGGGTGCTGAGGCTCCGTTCTGCGAGAGAGATATCGCTGGGCATGTTTTTGATCTTCTCCATTGGAACGGCGCTGTGGCTGACCTATGGCCTGCTGTCCCACTCCAGGCCGGTCGTAGCAGCAAATGCGGTGACATTTGTATTGTCGATGAGCATCCTGGTATTGAAGCTGCGCTTCGATCGCAACGTACTGAAGGAGGTAACCACCGTATGA
- a CDS encoding sulfite exporter TauE/SafE family protein, translating to MLSGFSSHWHYLWLVAASLIAGVMNAMAGGGSFLSFPAMLSMGILPVQANATNTVALWPGQLTSLAALKSDLRKDLLPVAALASILGGLTGAEVLLRTRQVTFLHLIPWLLLMGAVIFGISGPVSRWLRARSAEPHAKRTPRYFPLFCALFPICFYIGYFGAGGGFLIMTVLALFGVEEMHALNAMKIVTACLSNLVAIITFIVRGAVLWHYCLISMVFAAMGGYIGARYARRMNPDVLRRIVVLTGCVISAYFFWRQY from the coding sequence ATGCTCTCAGGTTTTAGCTCGCATTGGCACTATCTCTGGCTGGTTGCGGCTTCGTTGATCGCCGGTGTGATGAATGCCATGGCGGGTGGCGGCTCATTTTTATCCTTTCCGGCGATGCTGTCGATGGGGATTCTGCCAGTTCAAGCGAACGCCACCAATACGGTCGCGCTCTGGCCGGGCCAACTGACTTCGCTAGCTGCGTTGAAGTCAGATCTTCGCAAAGACCTGCTGCCGGTAGCAGCGCTTGCTTCGATTCTTGGCGGATTGACGGGCGCGGAAGTCCTGCTGCGGACGAGGCAGGTCACGTTTTTGCATCTCATCCCCTGGCTGCTGCTCATGGGGGCAGTGATCTTCGGCATCAGCGGACCGGTATCGCGATGGTTGCGGGCGCGGTCCGCCGAGCCTCACGCGAAGCGTACCCCAAGATACTTTCCGCTGTTCTGCGCATTGTTTCCAATCTGCTTCTATATCGGCTACTTTGGCGCCGGCGGCGGCTTTCTTATCATGACGGTCCTTGCGTTATTTGGCGTGGAGGAGATGCATGCTCTCAATGCCATGAAGATCGTAACCGCCTGCCTCTCAAACCTGGTGGCCATCATCACATTTATTGTGAGAGGAGCGGTCCTGTGGCACTACTGCCTGATTTCAATGGTGTTTGCCGCGATGGGAGGGTATATCGGCGCGCGATATGCCCGACGCATGAATCCTGATGTATTACGAAGGATCGTCGTTCTCACGGGATGTGTCATCTCGGCGTATTTTTTCTGGAGGCAATACTAG
- a CDS encoding gamma-butyrobetaine hydroxylase-like domain-containing protein has protein sequence MSHEGIRIVNADDARREAEEDKALHADAVTPKKVRVMKTEGTGVEIDWKDGHHSAWNFAWLRNACPCATCHEERDKSGRKPGVAKPKAQALLAMYEAPARPVEVTPVGKYALKFKWNDGHETGIYSWDYLRRVCQCSECLAKG, from the coding sequence ATGAGCCACGAAGGAATTCGAATTGTGAACGCGGATGACGCCCGGCGCGAGGCCGAGGAGGACAAGGCGTTGCATGCGGACGCGGTGACTCCAAAGAAGGTACGCGTGATGAAGACCGAGGGAACTGGAGTCGAGATCGACTGGAAGGATGGTCATCACAGCGCATGGAATTTTGCATGGCTGCGCAATGCCTGTCCCTGCGCGACCTGCCACGAGGAGCGCGACAAGAGTGGTCGCAAGCCAGGCGTTGCCAAGCCCAAAGCACAAGCGTTGCTGGCGATGTATGAGGCACCGGCGCGACCCGTCGAGGTAACGCCGGTGGGCAAGTATGCCCTGAAGTTCAAATGGAACGACGGGCACGAGACCGGGATTTACTCGTGGGACTATCTGCGGCGCGTCTGCCAGTGCTCCGAGTGCCTGGCGAAGGGCTGA
- a CDS encoding UvrD-helicase domain-containing protein has translation MSSELVANMNPQQREGVEAVDGPVLLLAGAGSGKTRVITHRIAYLIKERGVPADSILAVTFTNKAAKEMAERVDKIMGHTSLAKPMLATFHSFCVRVLRRDIEAMRVNGVGLTRTFAIYDETDQQAVVKQALKRLAIDDKSLKPRVALGRISWAKNHMIDPQEYFLASANPMEEKIAHIFEIYRKELFKANALDFDDLLLETVRLLKSSSEVRERYNRRYRYLMIDEYQDTNRPQYELMKLLSGPEGNVCVVGDEDQSIYSWRGADIRNILEFEKDFPHVRTIRLEQNYRSTQVILEGASAVVAQNTQRKGKNLWTSREGGSLIGFYEAPDGENEALFIADRIQKYLRAAGQQEDAPRCAVLYRTNSQSRLVEEALRRYQIQYHMVGGFSFYDRAEVKDILSYMKLVQNVHDSIALGRVVNSPPRGIGKTTMETLERMALSSGMSTWDAIGKAIEDKLLPQRALIALSGFRRLIEDARAMLGPGFAEKLAADVEEQETGDSDQGTASEDASFDVADFEAAPTSDDAADTTFDTSFNFGFDFGPSEEISTIAPENATDSDASHQIDAVSFNPFAPVILKKSAAASPARLTSIAATEVAEEKPAFRKPGDAATLPELIKFLNDRSGYIRVLEEEATPESFSRIENLKELANAAQDAQERGETLHEFLDHAALVSDADSYSADARVTLMTLHAAKGLEFPLVFLAGMEEGLFPHSRTFTDPIGLEEERRLCYVGMTRAMDTLVMTRARYRRRYGSDMPESSIPSRFLEEVPSRLVEDLGSPPARPQFSGSDYGNSYSTPYPKANRFGAGNTDVGERHYSYEDEDQRAQSAQSSASGSSARSKFSKTAVPGQSIDNIASFFAARGQKISRPKLDIPEATGKTGLQQGMRVRHPKYGEGTVFRREGDGDDAKITVQFQQHGVKKLVEKFAQLERL, from the coding sequence ATGTCATCGGAGTTGGTTGCAAATATGAACCCGCAGCAGCGGGAGGGCGTCGAAGCCGTCGATGGCCCCGTGCTGTTGCTGGCTGGAGCGGGCAGCGGCAAGACCCGCGTGATTACGCATCGCATCGCCTATCTCATCAAGGAGAGAGGTGTTCCAGCGGACTCGATTCTCGCGGTGACCTTTACCAATAAGGCGGCAAAGGAGATGGCCGAACGAGTCGATAAAATTATGGGGCACACGTCGCTGGCCAAGCCCATGCTGGCCACGTTCCACTCATTCTGTGTGCGCGTCTTGCGCCGCGACATCGAGGCCATGCGGGTCAATGGCGTTGGCCTTACGCGAACGTTTGCCATCTACGACGAGACCGATCAGCAGGCAGTTGTGAAGCAGGCGCTGAAGCGATTGGCGATCGATGACAAGTCGCTGAAGCCGCGCGTCGCATTGGGGCGAATCTCGTGGGCGAAGAACCACATGATCGATCCGCAGGAGTATTTTCTTGCCAGCGCGAATCCGATGGAGGAGAAGATTGCGCACATCTTCGAGATCTATCGAAAGGAGCTATTCAAGGCCAATGCGCTCGACTTCGACGATCTGCTGCTCGAAACTGTCCGGCTGCTGAAGTCGTCCAGCGAGGTAAGAGAACGGTACAACCGCCGCTACAGATATCTGATGATCGACGAGTATCAGGACACCAACCGTCCGCAATACGAGCTAATGAAGCTGCTCTCCGGACCGGAGGGGAACGTCTGCGTCGTCGGCGATGAAGACCAGTCCATCTATAGCTGGCGCGGTGCCGACATTCGCAACATTCTGGAGTTCGAAAAAGACTTTCCCCACGTTCGGACCATCCGGCTGGAGCAGAACTATCGCTCGACGCAGGTGATCCTGGAGGGTGCGTCGGCAGTGGTCGCGCAGAATACGCAGCGAAAAGGCAAGAACCTCTGGACCTCGCGCGAGGGCGGTTCGCTGATCGGCTTCTACGAGGCTCCCGACGGAGAGAACGAAGCCCTGTTCATCGCAGACCGCATCCAAAAATATCTTCGCGCTGCCGGGCAGCAGGAAGACGCGCCCCGCTGCGCTGTGCTCTACCGCACGAACTCGCAGTCGCGACTGGTAGAAGAGGCCCTGCGGCGATATCAGATCCAATACCACATGGTCGGGGGATTCAGCTTCTATGACCGCGCCGAGGTAAAAGACATCCTCAGCTATATGAAGCTGGTGCAGAATGTGCACGACTCCATCGCGCTGGGCCGCGTGGTCAACTCGCCTCCGCGAGGCATCGGCAAGACGACGATGGAGACGCTCGAGCGAATGGCACTCTCCTCCGGCATGAGCACGTGGGACGCAATTGGCAAAGCGATTGAGGACAAATTGCTGCCGCAGCGGGCATTGATTGCGCTCAGCGGCTTTCGTCGTTTGATCGAAGACGCTCGTGCAATGCTGGGCCCGGGATTTGCAGAAAAGCTCGCCGCAGATGTGGAAGAACAGGAAACAGGGGACAGCGATCAGGGAACAGCCAGCGAGGATGCTTCGTTTGACGTTGCAGACTTTGAGGCTGCTCCAACAAGTGATGACGCGGCCGACACAACCTTCGACACCAGCTTTAACTTCGGTTTCGATTTCGGTCCAAGTGAAGAGATCTCCACTATCGCGCCGGAGAATGCCACAGATTCCGATGCCTCGCACCAGATCGACGCTGTTTCGTTTAATCCTTTTGCGCCCGTGATATTGAAGAAGTCGGCCGCTGCGTCTCCTGCCAGATTGACATCCATTGCTGCGACGGAAGTAGCGGAGGAAAAGCCGGCATTTCGCAAGCCAGGAGATGCAGCTACCTTGCCGGAGTTGATCAAATTTTTAAATGACCGTAGTGGCTACATCCGAGTCCTGGAAGAAGAGGCCACCCCGGAGTCATTCTCGCGTATTGAGAATCTGAAGGAATTGGCGAACGCAGCGCAGGACGCACAGGAGCGTGGCGAGACGCTGCACGAATTCCTCGACCACGCTGCGCTGGTGAGCGATGCGGACTCGTACTCGGCTGATGCACGCGTAACCCTGATGACCCTCCACGCGGCCAAGGGGCTGGAATTTCCGCTCGTCTTTCTGGCGGGAATGGAGGAAGGCCTCTTTCCGCACTCGCGCACCTTCACCGACCCCATCGGCCTCGAGGAGGAGCGTCGGCTCTGCTACGTCGGCATGACCCGCGCCATGGATACGCTGGTGATGACTCGCGCCCGCTACCGTCGTCGCTATGGCAGCGACATGCCGGAGTCGAGCATCCCTTCGCGCTTTCTCGAAGAGGTTCCATCGCGTCTGGTCGAAGACCTCGGCAGCCCCCCGGCGCGTCCGCAGTTTTCCGGCTCGGATTATGGAAACTCCTACTCAACCCCGTACCCGAAGGCGAATCGCTTTGGCGCCGGCAACACAGACGTAGGCGAACGCCATTACAGCTACGAGGATGAAGACCAGAGAGCCCAGAGTGCCCAGAGCAGCGCATCAGGAAGCAGCGCTCGTTCGAAATTCAGCAAAACCGCTGTTCCCGGCCAATCCATCGACAACATCGCCAGCTTCTTTGCGGCCCGCGGACAGAAGATCTCGCGGCCAAAGCTGGACATTCCCGAGGCCACCGGCAAGACCGGGCTGCAGCAGGGAATGCGCGTCCGGCACCCCAAGTATGGCGAAGGAACTGTCTTTCGCCGCGAAGGCGACGGGGATGACGCGAAGATTACAGTACAATTTCAACAGCACGGCGTTAAGAAGCTGGTGGAGAAGTTCGCCCAACTGGAGCGCCTCTAA